Proteins encoded by one window of Panicum virgatum strain AP13 chromosome 7N, P.virgatum_v5, whole genome shotgun sequence:
- the LOC120683496 gene encoding pentatricopeptide repeat-containing protein At1g63080, mitochondrial-like — translation MPAGAWPAAAAATFAPLSAAVRAAMRTLGGVLPRAHRPHSTTATTTTASDASSSPSSHTLHDYNRILAAFARDGDGDAALRVLRRMRLSSPACAPTAVSYTSAMSALAKAGRPADAASLFDDMLANGVAPDRAAFSLLLHVYSSHLHLPAAAHSVLLWMSSLGLPPTPIDYTDLIFSFCRAGRLADALQLLDEMRALNHPLTPHTYAPILKAFCDNADIEGADAIINSMRCSGCLPDVVIYNIYIQGLCKMGHFDAVELVIDQSGRNGWVPDAVTYSTYIAGLCRFGYINEAFQQLEIMVAKGLQLTVVGLNILLDHVAQDLDMWAGKEVLERCQELGFVVDVVTYNTVMDHFSKKGKWLRVLKLFTDLLKKPITPNVQTYNILISCLCRAGKFQFAKFVFSSKGFVADTVTCNILIHEFYEAGKEDELVFLFADMEAGKIAPDTITYNTLVDCLFRSGRRSEAVNFVRHIDDGYPTEPVAHLTYWLVRSGNTREALKLFDDIQIKGLVLDSRIFANVIKAFCRKGPTKCSDMSQLCSVLDRMLAIG, via the coding sequence ATGCCCGCCGGCGCATggcccgccgcagccgcagccaccTTCGCTCCGCTCTCCGCCGCGGTGCGCGCGGCGATGCGCACGCTCGGCGGCGTCCTCCCCCGCGCCCACCGCCCGCACtcaaccaccgccaccaccacgacgGCCTCagacgcctcctcctccccgtcgtCGCATACCCTCCACGACTACAACCGCATCCTGGCCGCGTTCGCgcgggacggcgacggcgacgcggctcTCCGCGTGCTCCGCCGCATGCGcctctcctcccccgcctgCGCGCCCACCGCCGTCTCCTACACCTCCGCCATGTCCGCGCTCGCCAAGGCCGGGcgccccgccgacgccgcgtCCCTCTTCGACGACATGCTCGCCAACGGCGTCGCCCCCGACCGGGccgccttctccctcctcctacACGTCTACTCCTCCCACCTCCACCTCCCCGCAGCCGCGCACTCTGTCCTCCTGTGGATGTCCAGCCTCGGCCTCCCGCCGACCCCCATCGACTACACCGACCTCATATTCTCCTtctgccgcgccggccgcctggCCGACGCCCTCCAGCTGCTCGACGAAATGCGTGCCCTCAATCACCCACTCACACCACATACATACGCGCCGATCCTCAAGGCATTCTGCGATAATGCCGACATCGAAGGGGCAGACGCAATCATCAACTCCATGCGTTGCTCTGGATGCCTCCCTGATGTTGTCATTTACAACATCTACATCCAGGGGCTATGTAAGATGGGGCATTTTGATGCTGTAGAACTGGTTATTGATCAGAGTGGACGGAACGGGTGGGTGCCAGATGCAGTCACATACAGCACATACATCGCTGGGCTTTGCCGCTTTGGATACATCAATGAAGCATTTCAACAGCTGGAAATTATGGTAGCAAAGGGGCTACAGCTGACAGTAGTTGGCCTGAATATACTGTTGGACCATGTCGCACAGGATCTTGATATGTGGGCAGGCAAGGAGGTGCTGGAGAGGTGCCAAGAGCTTGGCTTTGTGGTTGATGTTGTGACATACAATACAGTCATGGATCATTTCTCCAAGAAAGGGAAGTGGCTGCGTGTCCTAAAGCTGTTCACAGATCTGCTCAAGAAACCCATAACTCCCAATGTGCAGACATACAACATTTTGATTTCATGTCTATGCCGAGCTGGCAAGTTTCAGTTTGCCAAATTTGTGTTCAGCAGCAAGGGGTTTGTGGCGGACACTGTTACTTGTAATATTCTCATCCATGAGTTCTATGAGGCCGGAAAGGAGGATGAGCTTGTGTTTTTGTTTGCTGATATGGAGGCAGGGAAGATTGCCCCAGATACCATCACATATAATACACTGGTCGATTGTCTCTTCAGGTCCGGGAGGAGGTCGGAGGCTGTCAATTTTGTTAGGCATATCGATGATGGCTACCCCACGGAGCCTGTTGCTCATTTAACATATTGGTTGGTTAGGAGTGGAAATACACGTGAGGCGTTGAAACTGTTTGATGATATCCAAATAAAAGGATTGGTTTTAGATAGTAGGATTTTTGCTAATGTGATCAAGGCTTTCTGCAGAAAGGGTCCAACCAAATGTTCAGATATGTCACAGTTGTGCTCTGTATTGGATAGGATGCTTGCAATTGGATAA
- the LOC120681448 gene encoding plastid division protein CDP1, chloroplastic-like, translating to MVMPTVASAAAAALHQAVSTRRLGVGNGNASAAASGFLAGGRRAAAAGLVRARVAEAAPVAAEGSRQEAPAAPMVEIPVTCYQILGVTEKAEKDEIVKAAMELKIAGIEDGYTAEVSTFRQALLVDVRDKLLFEQDYAGSIKEKVPPRSSLHIPWSWLPAALCVLQEVAEEKLVLEIGQAALRRSDSKPYVHDILLAMVLAECSIAKACFEKSKVSLGFEALARAQYLLRRKPSLEKMPLLEQIEESLEELAPACTLELLSLPQTPENSERRRGAIAALCELLRQGLDVESSCRVHDWPCFLGQAMNKLLATEIVDLLSWDTLATTRKNKRSLESQSQRVVVDFNCLYVAMLAHLAFGFSTRQTELIKKAKTICECLVASESTDLKFEESFCSYLLGEETVTTVFEKLQQLQSNGSSNSKNYGLDKKKDSSDKVTVNQSLELWLKDVALSRFADTKDCLPSLANFFGAPKRILNTSKQKLGSPRLVLSSQPSSSASSCNRTSGEQTPRLSPNSHLGEAVKQLAPTNLGLHSSTDRQVNGSGTTSVPLKRNPGSHPLRTLELWGLTGDVMGKLACSALLGFVVFGTLKLFRFQFGHMKYANPSRESASTLSLDEASAPECSFITGSVRKHFEKLSKLLWLSDDRVYPNSEERDKYPMPSDITAVHKQKMGLQEAEALVKQWQDIKSEALGPDYQIEMLPEILDGSMLSKWQDLALSAKDQSCYWRFVLLNLNVVRAEIILDEVGAGEAAEIDAVLEEAAELVDDSQPKKPSYYSTYEVQYILKRQNDGSWKICEAAVRDLT from the exons ATGGTGATGCCGACGGTGGCCtctgcggccgcggcggcgctccaccaGGCGGTCTCGACGCGGCGTCTGGGGGTCGGAAACGGCAATGCGTCCGCCGCGGCGAGTGGATTCCtggcgggcggccggcgagcggcggctgcggggttGGTGCGTGCCagggtggcggaggccgcgccggTGGCGGCCGAGGGCAGCAGGCAGGAGGCTCCCGCTGCGCCGATGGTGGAGATCCCCGTCACTTGCTATCAG ATTCTAGGTGTTACAGAGAAGGCTGAAAAGGATGAGATTGTGAAGGCAGCAATGGAGTTGAAAATTGCTGGGATAGAAGATGGATACACAGCTGAGGTTTCCACTTTCAGACAG GCTCTGCTGGTAGATGTCAGAGATAAACTTCTATTTGAACAAGATTATGCAGGAAGTATAAAGGAGAAGGTTCCACCTAGATCCTCTCTTCATATACCTTGGAGCTGGTTGCCTGCTGCTCTGTGTGTCCTGCAGGAG GTTGCAGAAGAAAAGCTTGTCTTGGAAATCGGTCAGGCGGCTTTACGACGCTCTGATTCTAAACCTTATGTTCATGACATACTTCTTGCAATGGTATTAGCAGAA TGCTCTATAGCAAAAGCCTGCTTTGAGAAAAGTAAAGTTTCCCTTGGCTTTGAAGCTCTAGCACGTGCTCAATATCTTTTAAGGAGAAAACCATCTTTGGAGAAGATGCCGCTTCTTGAACAA ATTGAAGAATCACTTGAAGAGCTTGCACCTGCTTGCACTTTGGAGCTTTTAAGCTTGCCTCAGACACCTGAAAATTCTGAACGCAGGCGAGGGGCTATTGCAGCGCTCTGTGAATTGCTTAGACAGGGCCTTGATGTTGAATCATCTTGTAGAGTCCATGACTGGCCTTGTTTCTTGGGTCAAGCAATGAACAAATTATTAGCCACTGAAATTGTGGATCTACTTTCTTGGGACACTTTGGCTACAACTCGTAAAAATAAAAGATCATTGGAGTCACAGAGCCAGCGTGTGGTAGTTGACTTCAACTGCCTCTATGTGGCAATGCTTGCCCACCTTGCATTTGGATTTTCAACCCGCCAGACTGAATTG ATCAAGAAAGCTAAAACTATCTGCGAATGTTTAGTTGCATCTGAGAGCACAGACCTAAAATTTGAGGAATCCTTCTGCTCATATCTTCTTGGAGAG GAAACTGTCACCACAGTTTTTGAAAAGCTTCAGCAGCTTCAGAGTAATGGAAGTTCAAATTCAAAGAATTATGGGTTAGATAAAAAGAAAGACAGCAGTGACAAGGTTACTGTCAACCAATCACTG GAACTGTGGCTGAAGGATGTGGCACTTTCTCGTTTTGCAGATACAAAAGATTGCCTGCCATCTTTG GCCAACTTTTTTGGAGCTCCCAAACGCATCCTTAACACTTCCAAGCAGAAACTGGGATCCCCAAGATTAGTTCTGAGCTCTCAGCCGTCTTCCAGTGCATCATCATGCAACAGAACTTCAGGGGAGCAGACCCCAAGATTGAGCCCGAACAGCCATTTGGGGGAGGCTGTTAAGCAACTTGCACCTACTAACCTGGGTCTCCATTCATCAACGGATAGGCAAGTAAATGGTTCAGGAACAACATCTGTTCCCCTAAAGCGCAATCCTGGATCCCATCCTCTCAGAACATTGGAATTATGGGGACTAACTGGAGATGTTATGGGAAAGCTTGCCTGTAGTGCACTCCTAGGCTTTGTTGTTTTTGGCACATTAAAATTGTTCAGATTCCAGTTCGGGCACATGAAATATGCCAACCCAAGTAGAGAATCTGCATCCACGTTGTCCTTGGATGAAGCATCTGCACCAGAATGCTCTTTTATCACCGGCAGTGTCAGAAAGCATTTCGAAAAATTGTCAAAATTGCTTTGGCTGAGTGATGATAGGGTTTATCCAAATAGTGAAGAAAGAGATAAATACCCAATGCCTAGTGATATCACTGCTGTTCACAAGCAAAAGATGGGTCTTCAAGAAGCAGAAGCACTTGTAAAACAGTGGCAAGACATAAAATCTGAAGCTCTTGGCCCTGACTATCAAATTGAAATGCTCCCTGAGATTCTCGATGGTTCAATGCTATCTAAG TGGCAAGATTTAGCCTTATCGGCAAAGGACCAGTCCTGCTATTGGAGATTTGTATTGTTAAATCTTAATGTTGTTCGAGCTGAGATAATCTTGGATGAAGTTGGTGCTGGTGAAGCAGCGGAAATTGATGCCGTGCTTGAGGAAGCAGCTGAGCTTGTTGATGACTCCCAGCCCAAGAAACCCAGTTATTACAG CACATACGAAGTTCAGTACATATTGAAGAGGCAGAATGATGGATCATGGAAAATTTGTGAAGCTGCTGTCCGGGACTTGACGTGA
- the LOC120681449 gene encoding thioredoxin X, chloroplastic-like produces MASTLAPTLRSPFSSVPRGTRLTPTLRLSPARPASAGCRAAPGRHTCPRARARCAAAVKFIAQGEFAAEVLESELPVLVDFVADWCGPCRLIAPVVDWASEEYDGRLKIVKIDHDANSQLIEEYKVFGLPTLILFKNGQEVPGSRREGAITKDKFKQYLEPFLATTVA; encoded by the exons ATGGCGTCCACCCTCGCGCCCACACTCCGCTCGCCGTTCTCCTCGGTCCCCCGCGGGACCCGCCTCACGCCCACGCTCCGTCTCTCGCCCGCCCGGCCCGCTTCGGCTGGCTGCCGCGCGGCGCCAGGCCGGCACAcgtgcccgcgcgcgcgcgctcgctgcgCCGCGGCCGTGAAGTTCATTGCGCAGGGCGAGTTCGCGGCGGAGGTGCTGGAGTCGGAGCTGCCCGTcctcgttgacttcgtcgccgacTGGTGCGGGCCGTGCCGCCTCATCGCGCCCGTCGTTGATTGGGCCTCAGAG GAATATGATGGGAGATTAAAGATTGTCAAGATTGATCATGATGCAAATTCTCAGTTGATTGAAGAGTACAAGGTTTTTGGTCTCCCAACACTCATTCTCTTCAAGAATGGGCAAGAGGTACCAGGTAGCCGAAGAGAAGGTGCAATAACAAAAGACAAGTTCAAGCAATACCTGGAGCCTTTCTTGGCGACAACTGTAGCTTAA
- the LOC120681389 gene encoding pentatricopeptide repeat-containing protein At2g03880, mitochondrial-like produces MAAGCLHCGEPAKAIGILNHMMLDGVMPNSYTFATVANACASLTDLDEGSKVHGYVIKLGDDADVGVNNALIDMYAKCGSVNCAYKVFLSMQQRPVISWTTMIMGFAQNGLAREAVEVFDDMLLKGVAPNYVTLICVLYACSQGGFVDEGWIYFNAMEDRFGVQPGEDHYACMVDLLGKAGRIEEAEELISRMPVRPGVLVWQALLGACRLHGNEAAGRRAAEYALALEKDDPSTYMLLSNMLADQHNWDSAGKLRGLMEDTDIMKVPGSSWFQSKPARNRACIR; encoded by the coding sequence ATGGCCGCTGGCTGCCTACACTGTGGTGAGCCCGCGAAGGCAATTGGCATTCTCAATCACATGATGCTGGATGGAGTTATGCCTAACAGTTACACATTTGCTACGGTGGCTAATGCCTGCGCAAGTCTCACTGATCTGGATGAAGGAAGCAAAGTTCATGGATATGTGATCAAGCTAGGAGATGACGCAGATGTTGGCGTCAACAATGCACTCATCGATATGTATGCGAAGTGTGGGTCAGTGAACTGTGCTTACAAGGTGTTCCTGTCCATGCAACAGCGGCCAGTTATCTCCTGGACAACGATGATCATGGGTTTTGCGCAGAACGGTCTAGCTCGCGAGGCTGTGGAGGTGTTTGACGACATGCTGTTGAAAGGTGTGGCACCCAACTATGTCACATTAATCTGTGTTCTGTACGCTTGCAGCCAAGGTGGGTTTGTGGATGAAGGTTGGATATACTTCAACGCCATGGAGGATAGGTTTGGTGTTCAGCCTGGCGAAGACCACTATGCTTGCATGGTCGATCTCCTCGGAAAAGCAGGCCGTATCGAGGAGGCTGAAGAGCTGATATCAAGGATGCCAGTCCGGCCAGGGGTTCTGGTCTGGCAGGCATTGCTTGGTGCTTGCCGCCTTCATGGCAACGAGGCTGCAGGCAGGAGAGCTGCAGAGTATGCACTTGCGCTCGAAAAGGATGATCCATCGACATACATGTTACTATCCAACATGCTTGCCGACCAGCACAATTGGGACAGTGCAGGGAAGCTGAGAGGACTCATGGAAGATACAGACATCATGAAGGTGCCTGGATCTTCATGGTTTCAATCCAAGCCCGCCAGAAACCGAGCTTGTATCAGGTGA
- the LOC120683035 gene encoding dihydroorotate dehydrogenase (quinone), mitochondrial-like, producing MSSSAVARLWRRSLRDVLLRGSACRGGASARPASTASASGAAAEAAAAPKKVPPPPRKGRLLTGALIGLAIGGGAYVSTADEAKFCGWLFKSTELVNPLFAMLDAEFAHSLAVKAAAHGFVPREKRPDPPVLGLEVWGRKFANPIGLAAGFDKNAEAVEGLLGMGFGFVEVGSVTPLPQEGNPKPRIFRLREHGAVINRCGFNSEGIVVVAKRLGAQHGKRKMEETSSSTSPSTSDIKQGGKAGPGILGVNLGKNKTSEDAAADYVQGVHTLSQYADYLVINVSSPNTPGLRKLQGRKQLKDLVKKVQAARDEMQWAEDGPPPLLVKIAPDLSKQDLEDIAAVALALRLDGLIISNTTVSRPPPADTHPLAQETGGLSGKPLFDLSTNILREMYILTRGKIPLIGCGGVSSGEDAYKKIRSGATLVQLYTALAYGGPALIPRIKAELAECLERDGFKSVQEAIGADFR from the exons ATGTCTTCTTCCGCCGTGGCGCGCTTGTGGCGGCGCTCTCTCCGCGACGTCCTCCTGCGCGGCTCCGCGTGTCGCGGCGGCGCATCCGCGCGGCCGGCCAGCACGGCCTCCgcgtccggcgcggcggcggaggccgcagcCGCACCGAAGAAGGTGCCCCCGCCACCCCGCAAG GGAAGGCTTTTAACCGGGGCTCTGATAGGTTTGGCCATTGGTGGAGGTGCTTATGTGAGTACCGCTGATGAAGCCAAGTTTTG TGGCTGGTTATTCAAGTCGACAGAACTCGTGAATCCACTTTTTGCAATGCTAGATGCAGAGTTTGCTCATAGTTTGGCTGTTAAAGCTGCTGCCCACGGATTTGTTCCAAGAGAAAAGAGACCTGATCCGCCGGTTCTCGGGCTAGAGGTTTGGGGAAGGAAGTTTGCGAATCCAATTGGGCTTGCCGCTGGCTTTGATAAAAATGCTGAGGCTGTTGAAGGCCTCTTAGGCATGGGATTTGGCTTTGTGGAAGTTGGCTCTGTGACACCGCTTCCTCAAGAGGGAAATCCCAAGCCTCGAATTTTCAGATTAAGGGAGCATGG TGCCGTAATCAATCGATGCGGATTCAATAGTGAAGGAATCGTAGTTGTTGCTAAGCGTCTTGGGGCACAACATGGTAAGCGGAAGATGGAAGAAACTTCAAGCTCCACGTCTCCCTCAACCAGTGACATAAAGCAAGGAGGGAAAGCAGGACCTGGAATCTTGGGAGTCAATCTTGGCAAAAACAAGACTAGTGaagatgctgctgctgattATGTGCAAGGGGTTCATACATTGTCACAATATGCTGATTACTTG GTCATAAATGTTTCTTCCCCAAATACTCCTGGTCTTCGCAAATTGCAAGGTAGAAAACAACTGAAAGATCTTGTTAAGAAG GTGCAAGCTGCTCGGGATGAGATGCAGTGGGCCGAAGATGGTCCTCCACCATTGCTCGTGAAAATTGCACCAGACTTGTCTAAGCAGGATCTTGAGGATATTGCTGCG GTTGCTCTTGCTCTTAGACTGGATGGTCTG ATTATATCAAACACTACAGTTTCCAGACCACCACCTGCAGATACACATCCATTGGCTCAGGAGACTGGTGGATTAAGTGGGAAGCCTTTATTTGACTTATCTACTAACATTCTCAGGGAGATGTATATCCTTACACGA GGCAAGATTCCCCTCATAGGCTGTGGTGGTGTAAGCAG TGGTGAGGATGCATACAAGAAGATCCGTTCTGGAGCTACTCTTGTTCAACTTTACACTGCTCTTGCCTATGGTGGTCCAGCTCTTATACCTAGAATAAAG GCTGAGCTAGCAGAATGTTTGGaaagagatggtttcaaatctgTTCAGGAAGCAATTGGGGCAGATTTCAGGTGA